In a single window of the Drosophila gunungcola strain Sukarami unplaced genomic scaffold, Dgunungcola_SK_2 000064F, whole genome shotgun sequence genome:
- the LOC128264289 gene encoding uncharacterized protein LOC128264289 isoform X1, translating to MFSRGLNIKNQPCALVCGLLLRNFSKNFRRMPMAFKSNNFNWPTLQRIRNIKDVDVKDEKPYSTYKVDNNRAHEMWQKARIGAREQQNSLRGHQPANSDVNSDSEEIFSALDKVRQIEERRKIHNKMQILMQEQQALDEQMQDEKDRVAPIREALVEREPVQPTKPDPPREYAPIRSDLDSCRSGPWISATVLAATGNYQQLRNTPKPYRTNGKSGQAVSQPEKPSLPGNSACSVPKPITKLAQVQAQGNTNLDQTNIEERMDKWRSENEYSKESACLKLCHHSVVAKRGYR from the exons ATGTTCTCTCGAGgattaaatatcaaaa ATCAGCCATGTGCGCTTGTGTGCGGACTTCTGTTGCGcaacttttcgaaaaatttccGAAGGATGCCAATGGCTttcaaaagtaataatttcaattggcCAACGCTCCAGAGAATTCGGAATATCAAAGATGTCGATGTGAAGGATGAGAAGCCGTATTCCACATACAAAGTGGACAATAATCGTGCCCACGAAATGTGGCAGAAGGCCAGGATTGGTGCACGTGAGCAG CAGAACAGCCTTCGTGGCCATCAGCCAGCCAATTCTGACGTAAACTCCGATTCGGAGGAGATCTTCAGTGCCCTGGACAAAGTTCGGCAAATTGAGGAGCGGCGCAAGATTCACAACAAGATGCAGATCCTCatgcaggagcagcaggcgcTGGACGAGCAAATGCAGGACGAAAAGGATCGTGTGGCTCCCATCAGGGAGGCGCTCGTCGAGCGGGAGCCGGTCCAACCGACTAAGCCGGATCCGCCCAGGGAGTATGcaccgatccgatccgatctgGACAGTTGCCGATCGGGACCTTGGATATCCGCCACAGTTCTGGCGGCTACGGGCAACTACCAGCAACTCCGGAACACGCCAAAGCCCTACAGGACGAACGGCAAAAGTGGCCAG GCCGTTTCCCAACCTGAGAAGCCGTCTCTCCCGGGAAATTCGGCATGCAGTGTGCCAAAACCCATCACCAAGTTGGCCCAAGTCCAAGCCCAAGGCAACACCAATCTGGACCAGACCAATATCGAGGAGCGGATGGACAAGTGGCGATCGGAGAACGAGTACTCCAAGGAATCGGCTTGCCTGAAGTTGTGTCACCACTCTGTGGTCGCCAAAAGGGGATATCGCTAG
- the LOC128264289 gene encoding uncharacterized protein LOC128264289 isoform X2, with protein sequence MFSRGLNIKNQPCALVCGLLLRNFSKNFRRMPMAFKSNNFNWPTLQRIRNIKDVDVKDEKPYSTYKVDNNRAHEMWQKARIGAREQNSLRGHQPANSDVNSDSEEIFSALDKVRQIEERRKIHNKMQILMQEQQALDEQMQDEKDRVAPIREALVEREPVQPTKPDPPREYAPIRSDLDSCRSGPWISATVLAATGNYQQLRNTPKPYRTNGKSGQAVSQPEKPSLPGNSACSVPKPITKLAQVQAQGNTNLDQTNIEERMDKWRSENEYSKESACLKLCHHSVVAKRGYR encoded by the exons ATGTTCTCTCGAGgattaaatatcaaaa ATCAGCCATGTGCGCTTGTGTGCGGACTTCTGTTGCGcaacttttcgaaaaatttccGAAGGATGCCAATGGCTttcaaaagtaataatttcaattggcCAACGCTCCAGAGAATTCGGAATATCAAAGATGTCGATGTGAAGGATGAGAAGCCGTATTCCACATACAAAGTGGACAATAATCGTGCCCACGAAATGTGGCAGAAGGCCAGGATTGGTGCACGTGAGCAG AACAGCCTTCGTGGCCATCAGCCAGCCAATTCTGACGTAAACTCCGATTCGGAGGAGATCTTCAGTGCCCTGGACAAAGTTCGGCAAATTGAGGAGCGGCGCAAGATTCACAACAAGATGCAGATCCTCatgcaggagcagcaggcgcTGGACGAGCAAATGCAGGACGAAAAGGATCGTGTGGCTCCCATCAGGGAGGCGCTCGTCGAGCGGGAGCCGGTCCAACCGACTAAGCCGGATCCGCCCAGGGAGTATGcaccgatccgatccgatctgGACAGTTGCCGATCGGGACCTTGGATATCCGCCACAGTTCTGGCGGCTACGGGCAACTACCAGCAACTCCGGAACACGCCAAAGCCCTACAGGACGAACGGCAAAAGTGGCCAG GCCGTTTCCCAACCTGAGAAGCCGTCTCTCCCGGGAAATTCGGCATGCAGTGTGCCAAAACCCATCACCAAGTTGGCCCAAGTCCAAGCCCAAGGCAACACCAATCTGGACCAGACCAATATCGAGGAGCGGATGGACAAGTGGCGATCGGAGAACGAGTACTCCAAGGAATCGGCTTGCCTGAAGTTGTGTCACCACTCTGTGGTCGCCAAAAGGGGATATCGCTAG